One part of the Brevundimonas sp. NIBR11 genome encodes these proteins:
- a CDS encoding von Willebrand factor type A domain-containing protein: MPATMLKQGVAAVLGLTLAAPTSGAGLAQTRPAYEAGDGAVTPAACAAAGVPLRDDTQVDELVVSAMPLQTYAAPPPITLPIEPTRKEDRVEYGAPPPPPPPPAPPAPMGMIAAQPRPGNTERYPDATPNPVRRVADEPVSTFSIDVDTAAYSNVRRFISDGEAPPKDAVRVEEMINYFDYGYARPTSAAEPFAVSTVVTPSPWSQGRQIVHIGLQGYELPAGERRPLNLTFMVDVSGSMITPDKLGLAQQTMNLIIDRLRPEDRVAVTYYAGSVGTAVGPTPGTEKLKLRCAVASLSSGGGTAGAAGLVNAYEQAEAAFGRDKVNRILMFTDGDFNVGVTDNKSLEDYVAEKRGTGIYLSVYGFGRGNYQDERMQTIAQAGNGVAAYVDDLNEARRLFGPAFDRGAFPIADDVKIQVEFNPARVSEYRLIGYETRLLNEEDFSNDAIDAGEVGSGASVTALYEITPVGGPSQIPERRYEANRPSPRPEGHQTGEIGFVQVRYKAPGGAVSRLIQRPISQVTSGPTPEATRWAMAVAGFGQRLRGDPWVTTTFDNDAVLRLAQGARGEDPYGERAAFVQMVRAAGNLRARRAP, from the coding sequence ATGCCGGCGACCATGCTGAAACAGGGGGTGGCGGCCGTGCTCGGCCTGACCCTGGCGGCCCCGACCAGCGGGGCGGGCCTCGCCCAGACGCGGCCGGCCTACGAAGCGGGCGACGGGGCGGTCACCCCGGCGGCCTGCGCGGCGGCGGGCGTTCCGCTGAGGGACGACACCCAGGTCGATGAGCTGGTGGTCAGCGCGATGCCGCTCCAGACCTATGCGGCGCCGCCGCCGATCACCCTGCCGATCGAACCGACGCGGAAGGAGGACCGGGTGGAGTATGGCGCGCCGCCTCCACCCCCGCCGCCGCCAGCTCCGCCCGCGCCGATGGGAATGATCGCCGCCCAGCCTCGGCCGGGGAACACCGAACGCTATCCGGACGCCACGCCCAATCCGGTGCGGCGGGTGGCGGACGAGCCGGTCTCGACCTTCTCCATCGACGTGGACACGGCGGCCTATTCGAACGTGCGCCGCTTCATCTCGGACGGAGAGGCGCCGCCGAAGGATGCGGTGCGCGTCGAGGAGATGATCAACTATTTCGACTATGGCTACGCCCGGCCCACGAGTGCGGCCGAGCCTTTCGCGGTGTCGACGGTGGTGACGCCGTCGCCCTGGTCGCAGGGTCGCCAGATCGTGCACATCGGGCTGCAGGGCTATGAGCTGCCGGCCGGAGAGCGGCGGCCGCTGAACCTGACCTTCATGGTCGATGTGTCGGGCTCGATGATAACGCCCGACAAATTGGGGCTGGCGCAGCAGACGATGAACCTGATCATCGACCGGCTGCGGCCCGAGGATCGGGTGGCGGTGACCTACTACGCGGGGTCGGTCGGGACGGCGGTGGGGCCGACGCCGGGGACCGAGAAACTAAAGCTGCGCTGCGCCGTGGCCTCGCTGAGTTCGGGCGGCGGGACGGCGGGGGCTGCGGGCCTGGTCAACGCCTACGAACAGGCCGAGGCCGCCTTCGGGCGCGACAAGGTCAACCGGATCCTGATGTTCACCGACGGCGATTTCAACGTCGGGGTGACCGATAACAAGTCGCTGGAGGACTATGTCGCCGAGAAGCGCGGCACGGGCATCTATCTGTCGGTCTATGGGTTCGGGCGGGGGAACTACCAGGACGAGCGGATGCAGACGATCGCCCAGGCGGGCAACGGCGTCGCCGCCTATGTCGACGACCTGAACGAGGCGCGCCGCCTGTTCGGACCCGCCTTCGACCGAGGCGCCTTCCCCATCGCCGACGACGTCAAGATCCAGGTCGAGTTCAACCCGGCGAGGGTCTCGGAATACCGGCTGATCGGCTATGAAACGCGGCTGCTGAACGAGGAAGACTTCTCGAACGACGCCATCGATGCGGGCGAGGTGGGGTCCGGCGCCTCGGTGACCGCGCTTTACGAAATCACCCCGGTCGGCGGGCCGAGCCAGATCCCCGAGCGCCGCTATGAGGCGAACCGTCCGTCGCCGCGTCCGGAAGGCCATCAGACGGGCGAGATCGGTTTCGTGCAGGTCCGCTACAAGGCGCCGGGAGGAGCCGTCTCGCGTCTGATCCAGCGGCCGATCAGCCAGGTGACCTCAGGCCCGACGCCGGAAGCGACCCGCTGGGCCATGGCGGTGGCGGGCTTCGGTCAAAGGTTGAGAGGCGATCCCTGGGTGACGACGACGTTCGACAATGACGCTGTCCTGCGCCTGGCTCAGGGGGCGCGGGGCGAAGACCCGTATGGCGAGCGCGCGGCCTTCGTGCAGATGGTGCGGGCAGCGGGAAACCTGCGAGCGCGGCGGGCGCCGTAA
- a CDS encoding terminase family protein produces the protein MHPDDQAALAWKSVLHEGQGAPDGAWRTWVFLGGRGAGKTRAGAEWVSEVAARLGAGGRIALVGATMHDVRAVMVEGPSGLMNLPYRTPPRMESSLRRVVFPGGAVGVMLSAAEPERLRGPQFHAAWGDEFCAWERPEEVLAMLRLGVRLSWPARVRAQVASLREASDSPRLLLTTTPKPIPALRRVLAEDGTVRSHAPTDANADNLADGFLEAMQDLYGGTRRAAQELDGALLEAEGALFTHAEMARARALGRSWGLGGNIVSLGYRPSGDLSPRGGYERAVVAVDPPVGTLSGEGGDACGIVVVARAAGTAWVLDDRSVRGLTPAGWAARVARATKDWGEALGCPIRVVAEGNQGGDMVEAVLKGAGVACPVRRVQARVGKRARAEPVAALYEQGRVGHVGELTMLDEELLGLGEAGGASPDRADALVWAVTDLLIDGGGQGPRARAL, from the coding sequence ATGCACCCTGACGATCAGGCGGCCTTGGCGTGGAAAAGCGTGCTGCACGAGGGTCAGGGGGCGCCCGACGGCGCGTGGCGGACCTGGGTGTTTCTGGGCGGGCGCGGGGCGGGGAAGACGCGGGCGGGGGCGGAGTGGGTCTCGGAGGTCGCCGCAAGGCTGGGGGCCGGGGGGCGGATCGCCCTGGTGGGGGCGACGATGCACGATGTGCGCGCCGTCATGGTCGAGGGGCCCTCGGGGCTGATGAACCTGCCGTACCGGACGCCGCCCCGGATGGAGAGCTCGCTCCGGCGGGTGGTGTTTCCGGGCGGGGCCGTGGGGGTGATGCTGTCGGCGGCCGAGCCCGAACGGCTCAGAGGGCCGCAGTTCCACGCCGCCTGGGGGGATGAGTTCTGCGCGTGGGAACGGCCGGAGGAGGTGCTGGCGATGTTGAGGTTAGGGGTGCGGCTGTCCTGGCCCGCGAGAGTGCGGGCTCAAGTCGCGAGCCTCCGCGAGGCGAGCGATAGCCCGCGGCTGCTTCTGACGACCACCCCCAAGCCAATACCTGCGCTCAGGCGGGTCTTGGCGGAAGACGGAACCGTCCGCTCGCACGCTCCCACCGACGCGAATGCTGACAATCTGGCGGACGGGTTCCTGGAGGCGATGCAGGATCTCTACGGCGGGACGCGGCGGGCGGCGCAGGAGCTGGACGGCGCACTGCTGGAGGCCGAGGGGGCGCTGTTCACCCATGCAGAGATGGCGCGGGCGCGGGCCCTGGGGCGGTCGTGGGGTTTGGGGGGGAACATTGTTTCGTTGGGCTATCGCCCTTCGGGCGACTTGAGCCCGCGCGGCGGCTATGAAAGGGCCGTGGTGGCGGTGGATCCGCCGGTCGGGACCCTGTCGGGCGAGGGCGGGGACGCCTGCGGGATCGTGGTCGTGGCGCGGGCGGCGGGGACGGCCTGGGTGCTGGACGACCGCTCGGTGCGGGGGCTGACGCCGGCCGGCTGGGCGGCGCGGGTGGCGAGGGCGACGAAGGACTGGGGCGAGGCGCTGGGCTGTCCGATCCGCGTCGTGGCCGAGGGCAACCAGGGCGGGGACATGGTCGAGGCGGTGCTGAAGGGGGCGGGCGTGGCCTGTCCCGTGCGGCGGGTGCAGGCCCGTGTGGGAAAACGCGCGCGGGCCGAGCCGGTGGCGGCCCTCTACGAACAGGGGCGGGTGGGGCATGTGGGAGAGCTGACGATGCTGGATGAGGAGCTGCTGGGGCTGGGGGAGGCGGGGGGCGCCAGCCCGGACCGGGCGGACGCGCTGGTCTGGGCGGTGACGGATCTGCTGATCGACGGGGGCGGGCAGGGGCCAAGGGCGCGGGCGCTCTGA